In Carya illinoinensis cultivar Pawnee chromosome 6, C.illinoinensisPawnee_v1, whole genome shotgun sequence, a single genomic region encodes these proteins:
- the LOC122314428 gene encoding hydroxyproline O-galactosyltransferase GALT6-like isoform X1, with translation MKRAKLEILASLSRLRLLQLFMGVVLLYLLFMSFEIPLVFRTGFRSDSDDDAFGFLEDTLPGLVPLESGKELSNEDSLPKQRMRQFRKVSGLVFNDSRFDSIDGKEVFSELHKEAKRAWVVGKKLWDDLDSGKITLNTKTQPENRSELCSHSISLSGNEFRGQNRVLVLPCGLTLWSHITVVGTPRWAHPEYDPKISLLREGDESVMVSQFMMELQGLKTVDGEDPPRILHFNPRLKGDWSGKPVIEQNTCYRMQWGSALRCEGWKSRADDETVDGQVKCEKWIRDDNDHSEESKITWWLSRLIGRTKKVSIDWPYPFAEGKLFVLTLSAGLEGYHVNVDGRHVTSFPYRTGFVLEDATGLSVNGDIDVYSVYAASLPTSHPSFGLQMHLEMFTKWKAPPIPNGHVELFIGILSAGNHFSERMAVRKSWLQHKLIKSSHVVARFFVALHGRKEVNLELKKEAEYFGDIVIVPYMDNYDLVVLKTIAICEYGVRTVAAKYIMKCDDDTFVRLTAVIKEVRKVDKGRSLYIGNMNYHHKPLRHGKWAVTYEEWPEEDYPPYANGPGYILSSDISQFIISEFEKQNLRLFKMEDVSVGMWVEQFNSSRPVQYLHSLKFCQFGCIEDYYTAHYQSPRQMTCLWDKLQSQGKAKCCNMR, from the exons ATGAAGCGAGCAAAGCTCGAGATTTTGGCgtcgctgagtcgactcagactGCTTCAACTTTTTATGGGCGTGGTGTTGCTTTACCTACTCTTCATGAGCTTCGAAATCCCACTGGTTTTCCGGACCGGGTTCCGGTCGGACTCGGACGACGATGCATTCGGGTTTCTCGAGGATACGTTGCCTGGACTCGTGCCGCTGGAAAGCGGAAAGGAACTGTCCAACGAGGACTCCCTGCCGAAACAGCGAATGCGCCAGTTCAGGAAAGTCTCGGGCTTGGTCTTCAACGACAGTCGATTCGATAGCATTGACGGAAAGGAAGTGTTCTCTGAACTTCACAAGGAGGCGAAGCGAGCCTGGGTGGTGGGAAAGAAACTCTGGGACGATCTAGATTCCGGGAAGATCACACTTAATACGAAAACTCAGCCCGAGAACCGGTCGGAGTTGTGCTCGCATTCCATTTCTTTATCCGGGAACGAGTTCCGGGGTCAGAACCGGGTACTGGTGCTCCCTTGCGGGCTAACGCTGTGGTCCCACATCACGGTGGTGGGGACTCCGCGTTGGGCCCACCCGGAGTACGATCCGAAGATATCGTTGTTGAGGGAAGGGGACGAGTCGGTGATGGTTTCGCAGTTTATGATGGAGTTGCAGGGGCTGAAGACCGTGGACGGCGAGGATCCGCCTAGGATTTTGCATTTCAACCCAAGGTTGAAAGGGGATTGGAGTGGGAAGCCGGTGATCGAGCAGAACACGTGTTATAGGATGCAGTGGGGCTCGGCGCTGAGGTGCGAGGGATGGAAGTCTAGGGCGGATGACGAAACAG TTGATGGACAGGTGAAATGTGAAAAGTGGATTCGCGATGATAATGATCACTCAGAAGAATCGAAGATAACGTGGTGGTTGAGCAGGCTGATCGGGCGGACGAAGAAGGTGTCTATAGATTGGCCGTACCCTTTTGCTGAAGGAAAATTATTTGTTCTAACACTGAGTGCAGGCTTGGAAGGTTACCATGTCAATGTAGATGGGAGGCATGTCACTTCTTTTCCTTATCGCACC GGATTTGTGCTTGAAGATGCCACTGGACTTTCTGTCAATGGGGATATTGATGTGTATTCCGTGTATGCTGCTTCCTTACCCACATCGCATCCAAGCTTTGGACTGCAGATGCACCTTGAGATGTTTACTAAATGGAAAGCCCCACCTATTCCTAATGGTCATGTTGAGCTTTTCATTGGCATCCTTTCTGCTGGAAATCATTTTTCTGAGCGAATGGCTGTGAGAAAATCTTGGCTGCAGCATAAGTTAATTAAATCTTCACATGTTGTGGCTCGGTTTTTTGTAGCACTG CATGGAAGAAAGGAAGTAAATCTGGAGCTAAAGAAAGAAGCAGAGTATTTTGGTGATATTGTTATAGTTCCTTACATGGATAATTATGATCTTGTTGTGTTGAAGACTATAGCAATCTGCGAATATGGG GTTCGCACGGTGGCTGCCAAGTATATCATGAAGTGTGATGATGATACATTTGTTAGGCTGACTGCCGTGATCAAGGAAGTGAGAAAAGTTGACAAAGGTAGAAGCCTTTATATTGGAAATATGAACTACCACCACAAGCCCCTCCGTCATGGCAAATGGGCTGTGACATATGAG GAATGGCCAGAGGAAGATTATCCGCCTTATGCAAATGGTCCGGGTTACATTTTGTCATCTGACATATCACAGTTCATCATATCTGAGTTTGAAAAGCAAAACTTAAGA TTATTCAAGATGGAAGATGTGAGCGTGGGAATGTGGGTGGAGCAATTCAACAGTTCAAGACCAGTGCAGTATCTGCACAGCTTGAAGTTCTGCCAGTTCGGGTGCATTGAAGATTATTACACTGCACACTACCAATCTCCAAGACAAATGACATGCTTGTGGGACAAATTGCAATCCCAAGGAAAAGCCAAGTGCTGCAACATGAGATGA
- the LOC122314428 gene encoding hydroxyproline O-galactosyltransferase GALT6-like isoform X2 yields MKRAKLEILASLSRLRLLQLFMGVVLLYLLFMSFEIPLVFRTGFRSDSDDDAFGFLEDTLPGLVPLESGKELSNEDSLPKQRMRQFRKVSGLVFNDSRFDSIDGKEVFSELHKEAKRAWVVGKKLWDDLDSGKITLNTKTQPENRSELCSHSISLSGNEFRGQNRVLVLPCGLTLWSHITVVGTPRWAHPEYDPKISLLREGDESVMVSQFMMELQGLKTVDGEDPPRILHFNPRLKGDWSGKPVIEQNTCYRMQWGSALRCEGWKSRADDETVDGQVKCEKWIRDDNDHSEESKITWWLSRLIGRTKKVSIDWPYPFAEGKLFVLTLSAGLEGYHVNVDGRHVTSFPYRTGFVLEDATGLSVNGDIDVYSVYAASLPTSHPSFGLQMHLEMFTKWKAPPIPNGHVELFIGILSAGNHFSERMAVRKSWLQHKLIKSSHVVARFFVALVRTVAAKYIMKCDDDTFVRLTAVIKEVRKVDKGRSLYIGNMNYHHKPLRHGKWAVTYEEWPEEDYPPYANGPGYILSSDISQFIISEFEKQNLRLFKMEDVSVGMWVEQFNSSRPVQYLHSLKFCQFGCIEDYYTAHYQSPRQMTCLWDKLQSQGKAKCCNMR; encoded by the exons ATGAAGCGAGCAAAGCTCGAGATTTTGGCgtcgctgagtcgactcagactGCTTCAACTTTTTATGGGCGTGGTGTTGCTTTACCTACTCTTCATGAGCTTCGAAATCCCACTGGTTTTCCGGACCGGGTTCCGGTCGGACTCGGACGACGATGCATTCGGGTTTCTCGAGGATACGTTGCCTGGACTCGTGCCGCTGGAAAGCGGAAAGGAACTGTCCAACGAGGACTCCCTGCCGAAACAGCGAATGCGCCAGTTCAGGAAAGTCTCGGGCTTGGTCTTCAACGACAGTCGATTCGATAGCATTGACGGAAAGGAAGTGTTCTCTGAACTTCACAAGGAGGCGAAGCGAGCCTGGGTGGTGGGAAAGAAACTCTGGGACGATCTAGATTCCGGGAAGATCACACTTAATACGAAAACTCAGCCCGAGAACCGGTCGGAGTTGTGCTCGCATTCCATTTCTTTATCCGGGAACGAGTTCCGGGGTCAGAACCGGGTACTGGTGCTCCCTTGCGGGCTAACGCTGTGGTCCCACATCACGGTGGTGGGGACTCCGCGTTGGGCCCACCCGGAGTACGATCCGAAGATATCGTTGTTGAGGGAAGGGGACGAGTCGGTGATGGTTTCGCAGTTTATGATGGAGTTGCAGGGGCTGAAGACCGTGGACGGCGAGGATCCGCCTAGGATTTTGCATTTCAACCCAAGGTTGAAAGGGGATTGGAGTGGGAAGCCGGTGATCGAGCAGAACACGTGTTATAGGATGCAGTGGGGCTCGGCGCTGAGGTGCGAGGGATGGAAGTCTAGGGCGGATGACGAAACAG TTGATGGACAGGTGAAATGTGAAAAGTGGATTCGCGATGATAATGATCACTCAGAAGAATCGAAGATAACGTGGTGGTTGAGCAGGCTGATCGGGCGGACGAAGAAGGTGTCTATAGATTGGCCGTACCCTTTTGCTGAAGGAAAATTATTTGTTCTAACACTGAGTGCAGGCTTGGAAGGTTACCATGTCAATGTAGATGGGAGGCATGTCACTTCTTTTCCTTATCGCACC GGATTTGTGCTTGAAGATGCCACTGGACTTTCTGTCAATGGGGATATTGATGTGTATTCCGTGTATGCTGCTTCCTTACCCACATCGCATCCAAGCTTTGGACTGCAGATGCACCTTGAGATGTTTACTAAATGGAAAGCCCCACCTATTCCTAATGGTCATGTTGAGCTTTTCATTGGCATCCTTTCTGCTGGAAATCATTTTTCTGAGCGAATGGCTGTGAGAAAATCTTGGCTGCAGCATAAGTTAATTAAATCTTCACATGTTGTGGCTCGGTTTTTTGTAGCACTG GTTCGCACGGTGGCTGCCAAGTATATCATGAAGTGTGATGATGATACATTTGTTAGGCTGACTGCCGTGATCAAGGAAGTGAGAAAAGTTGACAAAGGTAGAAGCCTTTATATTGGAAATATGAACTACCACCACAAGCCCCTCCGTCATGGCAAATGGGCTGTGACATATGAG GAATGGCCAGAGGAAGATTATCCGCCTTATGCAAATGGTCCGGGTTACATTTTGTCATCTGACATATCACAGTTCATCATATCTGAGTTTGAAAAGCAAAACTTAAGA TTATTCAAGATGGAAGATGTGAGCGTGGGAATGTGGGTGGAGCAATTCAACAGTTCAAGACCAGTGCAGTATCTGCACAGCTTGAAGTTCTGCCAGTTCGGGTGCATTGAAGATTATTACACTGCACACTACCAATCTCCAAGACAAATGACATGCTTGTGGGACAAATTGCAATCCCAAGGAAAAGCCAAGTGCTGCAACATGAGATGA
- the LOC122313413 gene encoding glutathione S-transferase U17-like, producing the protein MANSSCSDVKVLGAWPSPFVTRVRIALNIKSVKYEFLEEALGSKSQLLLQSNPVYKKIPVLIHGGKPISESLIIVQYIDEVWSSGPSILPSDPYDRAIERFWAAYVDDKIFPSMKLINTAQGEEKAAIVEQVTEGLVLLEEAFQKSSKGKAFFGGDRIGFLDIAFGSMLGWLRAIEKMGGVKLLDEAKTPGLVQWAESLCADGAVKGIIPDTEKLVEFAKILVKMKGVPLGKN; encoded by the exons ATGGCGAACAGCAGCTGCAGTGATGTCAAGGTTCTGGGTGCATGGCCGAGCCCATTCGTGACGAGGGTTCGTATTGCCCTGAACATCAAATCTGTTAAGTATGAGTTTCTTGAAGAGGCACTTGGTTCTAAGAGCCAGCTTCTTCTCCAATCAAACCCTGTCTACAAGAAAATCCCTGTTCTCATCCATGGCGGGAAACCCATCTCTGAGTCTCTAATCATTGTTCAGTACATCGACGAGGTCTGGAGCTCTGGTCCTTCCATCCTCCCTTCTGATCCTTACGACCGTGCTATTGAACGATTTTGGGCTGCATATGTTGATGATAAG ATTTTCCCGTCCATGAAACTCATTAACACTGCACAAGGAGAGGAAAAGGCTGCAATAGTAGAACAAGTGACTGAAGGACTGGTGCTGTTGGAGGAAGCATTTCAGAAGAGCAGCAAAGGGAAAGCTTTCTTTGGAGGAGATCGAATTGGGTTCCTTGATATCGCTTTTGGATCGATGTTGGGTTGGCTGAGGGCTATAGAGAAGATGGGCGGGGTGAAGCTGCTCGACGAAGCAAAGACTCCTGGACTGGTGCAATGGGCGGAGAGCTTGTGCGCGGATGGTGCTGTTAAGGGTATTATTCCCGATACCGAGAAGCTCGTCGAGTTTGCTAAGATTTTGGTGAAAATGAAAGGGGTTCCACTAGGCAAAAATTAG
- the LOC122313415 gene encoding glutathione S-transferase U17-like, whose translation MANSSCSDVKVLGAWPSPFVMRVRIALNIKSVKYEFLEETIGSKSQLLLQSNPVYKKIPVLIHGGKSISESLIIVQYIDEVWSSGPSILPSDPYDRAIERFWAAYVDDKFFPSMQLINTAQGEEKAAKVEQVTEGLVLLEEAFQKSSKGKAFFGGDRIGFLDIALGPMLGWLRAIDKMGGVKLLDEVKTPGLVQWVESFCADGAVKGVIPDIEKLLEILEKMKGN comes from the exons ATGGCGAACAGCAGCTGCAGTGATGTCAAGGTTCTGGGTGCATGGCCGAGCCCATTCGTGATGAGGGTTCGTATTGCGCTGAACATCAAATCTGTTAAGTATGAGTTTCTTGAAGAGACAATTGGTTCTAAGAGCCAGCTTCTTCTCCAATCAAACCCTGTCTACAAGAAAATCCCTGTTCTCATCCATGGCGGGAAATCCATCTCTGAGTCTCTGATCATTGTTCAGTACATCGACGAGGTCTGGAGCTCTGGTCCTTCCATCCTCCCTTCTGATCCTTACGACCGTGCTATTGAACGATTTTGGGCTGCATATGTTGATGATAAG TTTTTCCCGTCCATGCAACTCATTAACACTGCACAAGGAGAGGAAAAGGCTGCAAAAGTAGAACAAGTGACTGAAGGACTTGTGCTGTTGGAGGAAGCATTTCAGAAAAGCAGCAAAGGGAAGGCTTTCTTTGGAGGAGATCGAATTGGGTTCCTTGATATCGCTTTAGGACCGATGCTGGGTTGGCTGAGGGCTATAGACAAGATGGGCGGGGTGAAGCTGCTCGACGAGGTAAAGACTCCTGGACTGGTGCAATGGGTGGAGAGCTTCTGCGCGGATGGTGCTGTTAAAGGTGTTATTCCCGATATCGAGAAGCTCCTCGAGATTTTGGAGAAAATGAAAGGGAATTAG